CATAAGACCTGAAGAAATAAGTTCAGTAATAGAAGAAAAAATAAAAAATTTTGATTTCAACCTTGAAACACAAGAAATTGGCCATGTTATCCAATCAGGTGATGGAATAGCTAAAATTTATGGTCTTGACAATGCTATGTACGGAGAAATGGTGGAGTTTGAAAGCGGAGTCGTTGGGATGGTCTTAAATCTTGAAGAAGATACAGTTGGTGTTGTTGTCCTTGGAGACCCTGAAAAAGTTAAAGAAGGGGATATAGTAAAAAGAACAGGAAAAATCATGGAAGTGCCTGTAGGAAAAGAAATGTTAGGAAGAGTAGTAAATCCTTTAGGAGAGCCTATTGATGGTAAAGGACCAATAAACTATGAAGCCAAACGCCCCATTGAATATCCCGCTCCACCAATAGTCAGAAGGAAATCTGTTGATACGCCTTTACAGACAGGTATTTTAGCTATAGATTCTATGATTCCAATAGGAAGAGGGCAGAGAGAATTAATAATAGGAGATAGGCAGACAGGTAAAACTGCTATTGCTATAGATACTATAATAAATCAAAAGGACAAAGGTGTATATTGTATATACGTGGCCATAGGACAAAAAGCTTCCACTGTTGCAGGAATTGTTAATATGCTTGAAAAACATGGAGCTATGGAATATACAACAGTTGTTGCATCAACTGCCAGTGATTCAGCAGCTCTTCAATATATTGCACCTTATGCAGGATGTGCCATGGGAGAGCATTTTATGTACCAGGGTAAAGACGTACTGGTAGTTTATGATGACCTTTCAAAGCATGCTATTGCTTATAGAACTATATCCTTGCTTTTGAGGAGGCCACCGGGAAGAGAAGCATACCCTGGCGATGTATTTTACCTTCATTCAAGACTTCTTGAACGTTCTGCAAGACTTGCAGATGAATACGGGGGAGGTTCTTTGACGGCTCTTCCTATTGTGGAAACATTGGCAGGGGATATATCTGCATATATTCCAACAAACGTAATTTCTATTACAGATGGACAGATATATCTTGAGTCAGAGCTTTTCTATTCAGGAATAAGACCTGCTATAAATGTAGGACTGTCTGTATCCCGTGTCGGTGGGGCTGCACAAATAAAGGCGATGAAAAAAGTAGCTGGTCGATTAAGGTTGGAACTTTCTCAATATAGAGAATTGCAAGTTTTTGCGCGATTTGGGTCTGACTTAGACAAAGCAACCCTTGAAGTTTTAAGACAAGGGGAAAGAATTGTTGAAATCACAAAGCAACCTCAATATCAGCCAATGCCAGTAGAAGATCAAGTAATAGCTATATATACTGTAATGAATAGATATGTTGCTGATATCGAGGTGGAACAAGTTAGACCTTTTGTAAAAGGACTTTTAGAATTTTTGGATATAAATTATCCCGAAATAAAGCAGTCAATAAGAGACACAAAAGATTTAACTTCCGAGACAGAGGAAAAATTAAAAGCTGCAATTTTGGAGTACAAAGAAAAGTACGCCGCAAAGGGTGATAGTTAATGGGAAAAAGAGATATAGCCTTGCGCATTAAAAGTGTCAAAGAAACACGAAAAATTACGAGAGCTATGTATTTAATTTCAGCGTCAAAGTTTCAAAAGGCAAAAGTCATGTTGGACAATGTAAGGCCATATTACCATAAGGTTCAGCTTACAATGAAAGATATATTGCTTCATACAGGGGAAGTTACCTCTCATTATCTTGAAAGAAAAGAAGATGATAAAAAGAATAAGAAAAAATCTGTAATAGTTGTAACAGGAGACAAAGGCCTTTGCGGTGCTTACAATCACAATATCATAAAAACAACTCAAGAACTAATTGGAAAAGAAGAAGTAAACTTGATGGTAATAGGAGAAGTTGGAAGACGTTACTTCATCAAAAAAGGATATAATGTAGATATAGAATTTCTTTATACCGCTCAAAATCCTACAACAGCTTCAGCAGGAGAAATAACAGATATTATACTAAATGCTTACAATAAAGGGCTTACAGATGAAATATCTATTGTTTATACTGAAATGCAAGGACTTGTACAAAAGGTAAAGGTTCTAAGACTTTTACCTTTAGATATTGACAACTTTATGGCGTTAGCTAATGAAGGAGAAGAGACTGAAGAAGAAGTAGTAATTGACAGTGACATGATATACGAGCCTTCTGCTACAGAGGTTTTTAACGTACTTGTTCCTGAGTATATCAAAGGTCTCATATACAGTATACTTGTTCAAGCATTTGCTTCAGAGCATTTTGCAAGGATGATAGCAATGGATGGTGCAACGTCAAATGCTGATAAGATGATAAACAGGCTTACTTTAGAGTATAATAAACTGAGGCAAGCTTCTATTACTCAGGAAATTTCAGAAATAATCGCAGGGGCATCTGTATAAAAGGAGATGATAAATTGAAGAAGGGGTATATTACACAGGTTATTGGTCCTGTTGTTGATATAAAATTTGAAGGAGAACTTCCTCCTATAAATAGTGCCATCAAAATTCCTATAGAAGACAGAGAGTTAGTTGTAGAAGTATCTCAGCACATAGGGGACAATATAGTAAGGTGTGTTGCAATGGCCTCAACTGATGGCTTAAAAAGAGGCATGGAATGTATAGATACAGGTGGGCCTATAATGGTCCCTGTTGGGAAAGGGACTTTAGGCAGAATGTTTAACGTATTAGGCCAGCCAATTGACGAGTTAGGAGAAGTCAAAGATGTAAAATACATGTCAATTCACAGAAAGGCGCCTCCTTTTGAAGAACAAAGCCCTGCTACTGAAATTTTGGAGACAGGTATTAAAGTAATAGACTTACTTACTCCTTATCCAAAGGGTGGCAAAATAGGGCTTTTTGGTGGGGCTGGCGTTGGTAAAACTGTTTTGATAATGGAACTAATACGAAATGTCGCTATAGAACATGGTGGTTACTCAATTTTCACCGGTGTTGGTGAAAGGTCCCGTGAAGGAAATGAATTGTGGCATGAAATGCATGAATCAGGAGTTATAGACAAAACCGCTTTTGTATTTGGACAGATGAATGAGCCGCCAGGAGCTAGAATGAGAGTAGGTCTTGCAGGGCTTACAATGGCAGAGTATTTTAGAGATGAAGAACACCAAGATGTGCTTTTATTTATAGATAACATCTTCAGATTTGTTCAGGCAGGTTCAGAAGTTTCGGCACTTTTAGGAAGAATGCCTTCTGCTGTTGGTTATCAACCTACTTTGGCAACAGACTTGGGACTTTTGCAAGAGAGAATTACTTCTACAAAGAAAGGGTCTATTACATCAGTTCAGGCTGTTTATGTACCTGCAGATGACCTTACTGACCCTGCTCCGGCTACCACCTTTACTCACTTGGATGCGACAACTGTTTTGTCAAGAAGCATTGCTGAAATGGGAATATATCCTGCCGTGGACCCGCTGGATTCTACTTCTCGTATATTAGAGCCTCATATAGTAGGAGAGGAACATTACTCTGTAGCAAGGAAAGTTCAGGAAATTTTACAGAGATATAAAGAACTTCAGGATATAATTGCTATATTGGGTATGGAAGAGCTTACAGAGGAAGATAAACTCATAGTTTACAGAGCAAGAAAGATACAGAGGTTTTTATCACAGCCTTTCTTTGTAGCAGAAACTTTTACTGGAACACCTGGCAAATATGTGCCGCTGAAAGAGACGATAAGAGGATTTAAGAAAATTGTAGAGGGAGAAATGGACGATATCCCAGAGGCTGCTTTCTACATGGTAGGAAACATAGACGAAGTCTACGAGAAAGTTGAAAAAATGAGATGAGGTGAAAAGAATGGATAAAAATTTTCACCTCGAGGTTTTAACTCCTCATAGAAAGTTTTACGAAGGGGATGTGGAAGAAATAATAGTAACTATAACCACAGGTCAAATAGGTATTTTAAAAGGCCATATTCCCATGACAGCAGCCATAGGTACAGGTACTTTACAGATCAAAGAAGACGGCCAATGGCGAGAAGCCTTTATCTCTGGCGGCTTTATGGAAGTCAAAAGAGACAGTGTGACAATCTTGTCCAGTGCAGTAGAATGGCCCGAGGAAATTGATATAGCTCGTGCTCAAGCGGCTAAAGAAAGAGCAGAAGAAAAACTTAGACAAAAAAGAAGCAAACAGGAACATCTTTTGGCAGAAGCCGCTTTAAAAAGAGCATTAATGAGACTCAATATTGCAAGTAAATACCAAAATATGTAAGAATAAAACTTCCTACTGGGGATTTTTTAAGAGCAGTAGGAAGTTTTTGTTATTTACTAACTTCTGATTCAGGTAGTTCTGAAAGCACTATACCTGCAAACATAAAAATTCCGCCTATTATTGCTCTAAAAGACATCACCTCACCCGCAATTAAAAAAGCAGCTATTGCAGCGAAAACTGGTTCTAATGCAAATATCAAAGCTGTATGAGTAGCAGTAGTGTAGGCTTGCATTGTGTTTTGAGCAACATATGCAAAAGCCGTAGCAAAAACACCGGTTATTATAATGGCTAACCAGACATCGACAGATGTAGGTATAAAAGGCTTTTCAAATAGAAAAGTCACAATGCCGCTTAAAAGTGCAACTATTCCTATTTGAATAGTAGCGAGTAAATATGTATCTAAGGTGGAGGCGTATTTTGCTATTAAAACAATTTGCATTCCAAAAGCAAAAGCACACAAAAGTGTCAAAAAATCACCTATGTTAATAGATAAGTCAATATTTGTAGTGAGCAGTATGAGTCCTATAAAAGCAAGTAAAATTCCTAAAATTGCAGGTTTTGAAGGCTTTCTTTTAAGAAACACTGCTTCTAAAATTGGCACTAATACTACACTAAACCCTGTTATAAACCCTGATTTAGATGCTGTAGTGTATTTAAGTCCCATTGTCTGAAAGGCATAACCTAAAAAAAGCATTGTGCCAATTAAAGATGCTGCAGTTAGTGTTTTCTTATCAATATTTTTTAGCCTTTTATAAAATATTATTACAAGAAGCAAAAAAGCCAATAAAAAGCGTATAAAAAGAAAATTGTATACCGGGAGTGTCTGTATAGCGTTTTTGACTATTATAAATGTAGACCCCCACACCATGGTTACTACAGTGAGCACAATATCGCTTTTTAATTGTTTGGACAATTAAATTCCCCCTCAAAAATTACTTAAAAATTATAGTTTAAAATTGTGAACAATTGGCATACGCCTTCCTGTTCCAAATGCTTTGGTGGTGACTTTGAGTCCGGGTGCTGCTTGTTTTCTTTTGTACTCTACTCTGTTGACTTTATTTATAACATCTTTTACTAATTTTTCATCATATCCTTTTTCTATTATTTCTTTTGCTGACTTGTTTTCCTCTATATACATTTTTAATATTTCATCCAAAATCTTGTAAGGAGGCAATGAGTCTTCATCTTTTTGATTGGGTCTTAATTCTGCAGAAGGAACTTTTTCAATTATAGAAGCTGGAATTATTTCTTTTTCTCTGTTTATATATCTTGCTAGTTCATATACCATTGTCTTAGGTACATCTGCTATCACAGCAAGGCTCCCGCTCATATCTCCGTAAAGAGTGCAATATCCCATTGCTAATTCTGATTTGTTTCCGGTAGTTAAAACAATGTGCCCTTCTCTATTTGATATAAACATTAAATAATTACCTCTTATTCTTGCTTGTATGTTTTCTTCTGCCAGGTCACCTATAACGTTGCTATCCCCATTAAAAACGGATAAATAACTTTTGAACACAGGCTCTATTGGGATTACTCTAAATTCAATTTCCAGATTATCAGCCAGTATTCTTGCATCACTTTTACTTCCTTCAGAGGAATATCTTGAAGGCATTGAAACCGCAAGAACATTTTCTTTTCCTAAAGCTTCCACTGCTATGGCGCAAACCACTGCAGAATCTATTCCGCCGCTTAAGCCTACTACTGCTTTTTTAAAACCTGATTTTTTGCAATAATCTCTTACACCAAGGACAAGAGCGTTGTATAACCAAGATATATCCTCTTTTATTTCAGGCAGTTTCCTAAGATTTTTCAGTTTATCAATATCAAAAACTTTAATATCTTCTTCAAAAGCTTTAAGTTGTACTACTCTTTTGCCTTCTTCATTTACTACAAAGCTAGCACCGTCAAATATCAATTCATCATTTGCACCAACTTGATTTACATAAACAAAAGGTATTGCGTACTTTTTTATCTTTTTTTCTATCATTTCTACTCTCATATTTTGTTTGCCCAAGTAATAAGGAGATGCCGAAATATTTATAAAAATATCAGGTTTGAGCTTAAATTGTTCCTCTAAAACATCAACAGAGTAATCTACACTTGGCTCAAAAACATAATCTTTCCATATGTCTTCACATATATTAACCCCCAATTTTATACCTTTAAAGGAAGCTATCTTTCTTAATTTTGCTGGTTTGAAATACCTCTTTTCATCAAATACGTCATAGTTTGGAAGTAAAGTCTTGTCAAAAACCTCAACTATTTTACCGTCATAAATAAAAAAAGCAGAATTATAAAGATTGCCTTCTGTATCTCGCCTTACAGTACCCAGTATTACTCCAATTTGATAAGAAGAAGGTAAGACTATTTCATTTATATATTTTTCATTGGCTTCTAAAAAATCTTGCATAAACAAAAAATCTTTAGGAGGATAACCTACGGTAACTAATTCAGAGAATACTACGAGGTCAGCCTTTTGATATTTTGCTCTATTTATAAACTCTACTATCTTTTTGAAGTTTCCTTTTATATCTCCCACAACTGGATTTATTTGAGCCAATGCGATTTTCATTAGTTTTCACCCCGCATTTATAATACTACAATACATATTTTAGCACATAAAAAGACAAAAAACACTGTTATCTATCTCCACCTTATCAGCTTTTTTTCGAGATACACTATAAAAATGTACATCAAAGCAGAAAGTATTGAAAGTATCAGTACACTTGTCATTACCAAATCCAACTTAAAAATTTGACCGCCGTAGACAATCAAATATCCCAAACCTGCTTTAGAAACTAAAAATTCTCCTGTAATTACTCCTACCCAGGAAAGGCCGATGTTTATTTTTATGGCGGAAATAATCGTTGGGACACTGGCGGGAAGAATACATTTTGTAAGTATTTGCATTTTTGTGGCACCAAAGGTCTTTAAAAGTTTTATTTTTTCTTCGTCAACTTCTTTAAAACCCGTTTGTAAGCTGATTATAGTTACTATCAATGAAATAGCAAGAGCCATTGTAATTATTGGAGCTTCTCCATTTCCCATCCAAACGATAAATATAGGACCTAATGCAATTTTAGGAAGACTATTAAGTACTACTAAATAAGGTTCTGATACTTTTGACAAAAAGTCTGACCACCACAGAAGTATAGCAATTATCATGCCAATTATTGTGCCAAGAGTAAAACCTATTATAGTTTCACTCAAAGTGACCCATATGTGCATAAGAAGAGAACCATTCTGACTTAAGGCTATTATAGTTTTTAACATTCTTGAAGGCTGGCTGACCAAAAAAGGGTCTACAATTTTGTACCTTGCGACAATTTCCCATGCAGCGAAAAAAAGGATTAATAATGCAAATTGAGTGACTCGTATCAATACATTTTTTCTCTTTACTTTTTTTAAAAATTCCCTGTGCTCTTTTGAAATATAGGGGGTTGCTGCTTCATACATGGACATCCAACTCCTTCCAAATTGAATTAAAATATTCTCTAAACTCAGGAGCTTTTCTGCAGCCTATGGGAGTTCGATCTTCACAAGTTAGGACAATGTCATAAATCTTTTTTACATGGGCAGGCCTATTTGATAGAACTACAATTCTATCACACATAGAAATTGCCTCTGAGATATCGTGAGTTACTATGACCGCAGTTTTTTGCTCATATTTAAGAATTTTATATACTTCATCGGATATAGCAAGTCTTGTTTGGTAGTCTAAAGCAGAAAAAGCTTCATCTAGTAAAAGTATGTCTGGTTTTAAAGCTAATGTCCTTATGAGAGCGGCTCTTTGTCGCATTCCACCTGACAATTGATTAGGATAATGTTTTTTAAACTCGCCGAGGCCGTATTTTACAAGCAAACCTTCTACGTATTTTTTAGACTCTTCTGTTAGACTTTTTTGTATTTCAAGTCCAAGTAATACATTTTGCCATATATTTCGCCATTCAAAAAGGTGGTCTTTTTGAAGCATATAGCCTATTTTTCCATTTACCTCTACATTTCCGTAAGAAGGCTTTAAAAGACCGGAAATAATCGAAAGAAGAGTAGATTTGCCACACCCAGAAGGGCCTATAATCCCTACAAATTCTCCTTCGTACACATCAAAAGAAATATTTTTTAAAGCTTCAGTTTCACCCTCTAAGGTGTGATAATTAAAGGATACATCTTTGAGGCTGACCATTATTTTATTCATAAAAGACACTCCCTTCTATGTGAAGTTAATAAAAGGGGAGTTGTGCTCAATATGGGAGGGGCATATTGAGCACAATTTAAAACCCTACTTTTTGATCATTTTTTCAGCTTTTTCAGCGAAAGTGTTGTTGATTAGAAGATGTGAGTCCACCTTTTCTTTTATTACACCTGCATCTAAAAGTATATTTTGCAGAAAATCAAAGTCTTCAACTTTCATTTTTAGAGTAGTGCCCCAGGTGTTTTGATTTTTGTATCTTTCAATAGCTGTCGCCATAAGGTCTACATCAGCATCTGGGAAAAAAGGCTTAATTGCTTCCGCTACTTCTTTAGAAGAGTGAGAGCCTACCCAAAGCATTCCTTTATATACTGCATTTACAAAACGCTGTATTATATCGGGATGTTTTTCAATATAGCTTTTTCTTGCATTAAAAGTCGTATAAGGAACTTCATGACTGGAAGCGCCAACTGATGCTACAATGTATCCACCTTTTTGTTTTTCAACTAGGGAAGCTGTAGGTTCAAATAACGCCACGTAATCAGCATCGGAAGACATAAAAGCTCCCGCTGCGGCTGTAAATTGAAGATTGGTGATAAGGGTTAAATCTGTTTTTGGATTTATGCCGTGTTCTTTTAAAATGTATTCCAGTGTCATTTGAGGCATCCCGCCAGGCCTTCCACCTATTACCTTTTTACCTCTTAAATTTTCCCATTTAAAGTCCGGTTCAGGCTTTTTCCCCAAAAGGAAAGACCCATCTTTTCTTGTGAGTTGCCCAAAGTTTACAAGATAATCATCTCTACCTTCTTTAAGTACGTATACAGTGGTTTCGGGTCCTTGAAGTCCTATGTCTGCTGTGCCAGATAAAACGGCCGTTGCAGCCTTATCTGACCCTTGAGCAGTTGTAATGACGAGTTCCAGCCCCTGTTCTTTGAAAAAGCCTTGGCTTACAGCTACGTAATAGGGAGCGTAAAAAATAGAATGGACTGTTTCTACAAAATTAATTTTTGTAAGTTTTTGACTTTTATTTGTACACCCTGTAAATAAAGAAACTGTAAGGGCTAATACTAACAGGAATACAATTAAGTACTTAAGCCTCATATCCATCCTCCTTTTTCTATTTTCACTTTATTATATTCTTTCAATTAAAATATGTGATTGAGGCAAATTGTGCCTTTTGGGGATTTTAAATTTGTAATTGATAGTTTGATAAAAAGAAGGAAAAGTGAAATTTTTGTCGAATATGTATATACTGTGGTCTTAATGGATTAAAATGCTACAAGAAGAGGGGATTGAAAATGGCGCAAAAAATAGCTGCAAAAAAGGGCAAGACAATAAAAAAACAAACGAAAAAAACATACAGAAGTTTTGCAAGCTTAGACACAATATTTTATATATTACTTGTAATTCTCGTATTTTATCCACCTTTTTTTAGAGGCATGTATTTCGAAAAAGAAATGTTTCCCACAATTGCATTGACTTCTGCGGTATTTATTATATGGGCTATTTCTAAAATTGTGCAAAAAGAACCCATAATAAGTACTACCTTAGACTATGCTGCTTTATCCCTTGTAGGGGCGTATATAATCTCTAGTTTTTTTGCTGTAAATATAAGGGCGAGCATAGGGGAAGTTTTGAGATATTTTGATTATTTGTTTATATATTTCATAGTTAGTAGGACCGTAAGAGATAACAAAAAAATTTTTATACTATTAAATGCGTTAGTTTTAAGCTCATTTGTAGTAGCGGTTGTGGGGCTGGGATCTTCAGTTAATCTCATCCATTACAACGGTTCATGGGTAGGAGGCAGGATAAACTCTACTTTTCAGTATCCTAATACAACAGCTTCATTTTTGATGGCTTTTTTCCTTGTCAATTTAACTTTAATTTCTTACACTGACAATAAATATTTAAAGGCAATATACGGCATGACCGCTTATACACAGTTTTACGCTTATGTATTTACCTTGTCTCGCGGTGCATGGCTTATGCTTCCTTTTCTTGGCATTATTCTTATGCTTTTGATGCCAAGGGGCAAAAGAATAGAACCTTTTATGTATTTTGTGGGGGTTGTAATTGCTTCAGCACTGCCTATAGTAAAATTTAATTCAGCAGTTGCCAGCGGGGCAGCTCTCAATTTAATCAAATGGTATTTGATTGGAGTCTTTGCTTCACTAATTGTTACATACGCAATAAGCTTTATTGTGAGTGTTGTAAATAAAATAAATGTGAAAGTTGGAATAGCTATTGCTGCTGTAATTGGAATCTTTGTGTTGGTAGCAGGATACATAGTTTTTACAACTCAAGTTCCATTGACTTTAAAACATGATGTAGAGGAGTCTGACAGCATAAAAAGCGTAACGAGATTTGTGAGTGCAGAACCTGACAGAGTTTATGTGTTAAAATACGATGTTGTAGCCAAAAATCCCTCAAATAAAGATTGGGCTTACGGCATAATAATAAACAGCAGAAATGAAAATGACCAATCCACTAAAATTACAGAATTTTACGACAAAGACAATTTCATTGGCGAAAAAACAATAGAATTTTCTACTTTAAAAGACACAAAAAGGCTTGCCATAACATTTGTAAATAATTTTCAAAACACGTCAGTTACTTTTACAAAGGCGCAAATATATCCTAAAAATGCTCCTTATGAAGCACAAAACATAATGTTAAAATACAAATACTTGCCGGAGGATATTGCATCACGTGTCCAAGATATAAGCCTGTCAACCCAAAGTAGCTCACAGAGAATGCAGTTTTACAAAGATGGATTAAAAATTTTTAAAGATTATCCTATATTTGGAGCAGGTGGTGGTGCATGGGCATCACTATATTTCAAATACCAATCTTACCTGTATTGGACTACTCAGACTCATAACTATTTCATGCAGGTACTTTTAGATACGGGTATCATTGGAGCTATTGCTATAATATTTTTGTTGGTATCCCTTTTTAGAAGCATGCATAGAGTGTATAAAGGATACATGGAAGACAAAGACAGAATTTTAATTGCTGCAATTATAACAGCAATAATAAGCCTTTATGCTCATGCTGCAATGGATTTTGACCTGTCGCTTTCTGCAGTATCTATTGCACTTTGGGCATTAATTGGTGTAATAAATTCTCTGGACATACTAAAAGTTAAAGTAAAAAACAAAAAAATTTACTTAAACTATTTAGCGATAGTTGTAGCCTTTGTTGTAATGTTTATGTCTACCTCTATGTCAGTAGCGCTAAGTTATGCCGTAAAAGGGGATAACTTTTTGAGACAACAAAATTTTATTTTGGCGGAACAAAATTATGAAAAAGCAGTATCCTATGACCCATGGAACGCAAAATACAGAATGACATACGGGCAAATTCTCACCGCCCTTGGTGACCAGTTAAAAGATGCTGTAAGGCTTCAAAAAGCGATGTTTGAAGAAGAAAAAGCCGTGCAATTAGAGCCTTTTAATTCTCAACTTAATGCCCAACTGGGAGCTTTCTATCTTGCTCATGGACAAATTGACCTTGGCCTTAAATATGTATTAAAAGCAGTGGAAGTACAACCATTGAGGCCAGAAAATTACCAGCAATTAGCTGATGCTTATAACAAAGTTGGTATGTATTATTTAAACAATGGAGATAAAGAAAAGGCAAAAGAATTTTTGCAAAAAGCGGTAGATGTACAAAAAATGTTTGACAAAGCAAATTCCAAATCATTAGAGCCAAAGCCTATGACTGAAATGACCAAACAGATAATAGAAGAATCCCAAAAGACGCTTCAAGAGATACATTAAAAGTGTATCTCTCTTTTTTATCTTGATTTACCATAAAAGGAATGGTATGATAAAATCAATAAAGGCTTTTAAAAAGGACAGTTATATTTGATATGACAGTTATCGAACTGTATAAATAGTCTTAATATTATGATATATTTTAGTTGGAGGAAGAATAATGAAAATAATTACTAAAAAAGGGAAAAATATTTATATAAGACCTCCTAAATACGAGGAAACTGCTTATATAAATAAATTATGGTCCGATGTGGATACAACAGGTGAAGTTGGTGGACCTTTTTTCTTACCAGAGGGGAAAGTATCATCTTGGTTTCAAAAAATGGTTGATCCTACGGATGGACATAATTTCTATTGTCTAATTTTTAACAATAAAGATGAACCTGTAGGTGAAGTAAGTTTCCATCGATTTGACGATTCAACTAAAACGGCAGAACTGAATATTAAAATTGAAAGAATACACAGAGGAAAAGGTTATGCAAAAGAAGCACTATTTTTACTTTTGGACTACTATTTTAATGAGTTTGGTGGAGAAATAATGATCGACCCGGTCCTTCTAAGCAATAAAAGGGCGCAAAAAATGTTATTATCATTTGGATTTGAACATGACCCTTCAAACAAGGAAGTATTCCTGTTAAAAATGACAAAGGATATGTTTAATAAAATTAAAGATGGTATTTTACCCACATAAACATAATTTAACCTTGATTACTTGTAATAAGAATGGTATGATGAAGCTAGTAAATGGTTTTTATATGGGGGCCATGAAATGACAAATGAAGATTTTGTGAATTTTATTGTTGACAAATTTAATAGTTTTGAAAAAAGGTTTGACAACTTTGAAAAAAGATTGGATGGATTTGAAGAAAGATTTGATGAAGCTATTACAAAAATAAAGATGAAGTTAGAGAAAACACTAGATTAGAATGATAAAAAGATTACCGAATTAAACCAAAAATCACAGGAAGTGAAGTTGGATAGACAGCTTTTAAAGAGAGCAGTAGTAAATTTGTAGACATCGAGATACACTATAAAGTGTGTCTTTTTTTGTAAAGTGTAGCAGTAAAATCCTGGGCCGAAGTGAAGCGAAGCCTTAAGCCGAAGTGAATGGTCTCCGAAGAATCTTTCTCTTCTGTTATTCTGAGGTGAAGCAGAAG
This genomic window from Thermoanaerobacter uzonensis DSM 18761 contains:
- a CDS encoding GNAT family N-acetyltransferase, translated to MKIITKKGKNIYIRPPKYEETAYINKLWSDVDTTGEVGGPFFLPEGKVSSWFQKMVDPTDGHNFYCLIFNNKDEPVGEVSFHRFDDSTKTAELNIKIERIHRGKGYAKEALFLLLDYYFNEFGGEIMIDPVLLSNKRAQKMLLSFGFEHDPSNKEVFLLKMTKDMFNKIKDGILPT
- a CDS encoding ABC transporter permease, whose protein sequence is MYEAATPYISKEHREFLKKVKRKNVLIRVTQFALLILFFAAWEIVARYKIVDPFLVSQPSRMLKTIIALSQNGSLLMHIWVTLSETIIGFTLGTIIGMIIAILLWWSDFLSKVSEPYLVVLNSLPKIALGPIFIVWMGNGEAPIITMALAISLIVTIISLQTGFKEVDEEKIKLLKTFGATKMQILTKCILPASVPTIISAIKINIGLSWVGVITGEFLVSKAGLGYLIVYGGQIFKLDLVMTSVLILSILSALMYIFIVYLEKKLIRWR
- a CDS encoding ABC transporter ATP-binding protein, translating into MNKIMVSLKDVSFNYHTLEGETEALKNISFDVYEGEFVGIIGPSGCGKSTLLSIISGLLKPSYGNVEVNGKIGYMLQKDHLFEWRNIWQNVLLGLEIQKSLTEESKKYVEGLLVKYGLGEFKKHYPNQLSGGMRQRAALIRTLALKPDILLLDEAFSALDYQTRLAISDEVYKILKYEQKTAVIVTHDISEAISMCDRIVVLSNRPAHVKKIYDIVLTCEDRTPIGCRKAPEFREYFNSIWKELDVHV
- a CDS encoding ABC transporter substrate-binding protein, with the translated sequence MRLKYLIVFLLVLALTVSLFTGCTNKSQKLTKINFVETVHSIFYAPYYVAVSQGFFKEQGLELVITTAQGSDKAATAVLSGTADIGLQGPETTVYVLKEGRDDYLVNFGQLTRKDGSFLLGKKPEPDFKWENLRGKKVIGGRPGGMPQMTLEYILKEHGINPKTDLTLITNLQFTAAAGAFMSSDADYVALFEPTASLVEKQKGGYIVASVGASSHEVPYTTFNARKSYIEKHPDIIQRFVNAVYKGMLWVGSHSSKEVAEAIKPFFPDADVDLMATAIERYKNQNTWGTTLKMKVEDFDFLQNILLDAGVIKEKVDSHLLINNTFAEKAEKMIKK
- a CDS encoding O-antigen ligase family protein, translated to MAQKIAAKKGKTIKKQTKKTYRSFASLDTIFYILLVILVFYPPFFRGMYFEKEMFPTIALTSAVFIIWAISKIVQKEPIISTTLDYAALSLVGAYIISSFFAVNIRASIGEVLRYFDYLFIYFIVSRTVRDNKKIFILLNALVLSSFVVAVVGLGSSVNLIHYNGSWVGGRINSTFQYPNTTASFLMAFFLVNLTLISYTDNKYLKAIYGMTAYTQFYAYVFTLSRGAWLMLPFLGIILMLLMPRGKRIEPFMYFVGVVIASALPIVKFNSAVASGAALNLIKWYLIGVFASLIVTYAISFIVSVVNKINVKVGIAIAAVIGIFVLVAGYIVFTTQVPLTLKHDVEESDSIKSVTRFVSAEPDRVYVLKYDVVAKNPSNKDWAYGIIINSRNENDQSTKITEFYDKDNFIGEKTIEFSTLKDTKRLAITFVNNFQNTSVTFTKAQIYPKNAPYEAQNIMLKYKYLPEDIASRVQDISLSTQSSSQRMQFYKDGLKIFKDYPIFGAGGGAWASLYFKYQSYLYWTTQTHNYFMQVLLDTGIIGAIAIIFLLVSLFRSMHRVYKGYMEDKDRILIAAIITAIISLYAHAAMDFDLSLSAVSIALWALIGVINSLDILKVKVKNKKIYLNYLAIVVAFVVMFMSTSMSVALSYAVKGDNFLRQQNFILAEQNYEKAVSYDPWNAKYRMTYGQILTALGDQLKDAVRLQKAMFEEEKAVQLEPFNSQLNAQLGAFYLAHGQIDLGLKYVLKAVEVQPLRPENYQQLADAYNKVGMYYLNNGDKEKAKEFLQKAVDVQKMFDKANSKSLEPKPMTEMTKQIIEESQKTLQEIH